From Topomyia yanbarensis strain Yona2022 chromosome 1, ASM3024719v1, whole genome shotgun sequence, one genomic window encodes:
- the LOC131677331 gene encoding transmembrane protein 235: protein MPCSAVTLSLATISAIIAVALLAIAFSTDNWLSYEVKRNNIQTFIAKHPDASSLTDAFNNRLIYFTRTRGLFRYCYPKEKPPASAVQIYLSPVETHCSNIDYFPLTDEDKSSPSFNEDIMARLHLARSVIAAFVLSFVAIFCAFWTGLSGCWKRSAGAITATAILMLTACLLAAGAMGLWHTVEFFEKEKVVGDDFYQSWTTVLRDNTRISYDWSYIVAWAGVASSLLASILLSGAAVCLRGEREKEEQLNLQYLMPVYPQKQPPYPYGGFPQPQLYPQPYYHGSQYGPYNY from the exons ATGCCCTGCAGTGCAGTAACGCTGTCTCTCGCGACGATATCCGCCATCATTGCCGTTGCCCTGCTGGCAATCGCCTTCTCCACAGATAATTGGCTGAGCTACGAAGTGAAGCGGAATAACATACAG ACATTCATAGCCAAGCATCCCGATGCATCATCACTCACAGACGCGTTCAACAACAGGCTTATCTATTTCACCCGGACACGGGGCCTTTTCCGGTACTGTTACCCGAAGGAAAAGCCTCCAGCATCAGCTG TCCAAATCTACCTCTCGCCGGTGGAAACGCACTGTTCCAACATCGACTACTTCCCGCTGACCGACGAGGACAAATCGTCTCCATCCTTCAACGAAGACATCATGGCTCGTCTGCATCTGGCTCGTTCCGTCATTGCCGCTTTCGTTCTGAG TTTTGTTGCCATCTTCTGCGCCTTCTGGACCGGTTTGTCTGGCTGTTGGAAACGTTCGGCCGGTGCGATTACGGCGACTGCAATCCTGATGCTGACCGCTTGCCTACTAGCTGCCGGTGCGATGGGACTCTGGCATACCGTTGAATTCTTCGAGAAGGAAAAAGTCGTCGGCGATGATTTCTACCAGAGCTGGACTACG GTCCTCCGAGACAACACTCGCATCTCGTACGACTGGTCTTACATCGTGGCTTGGGCCGGCGTAGCGTCCAGCTTGCTAGCATCGATCCTCCTTTCCGGAGCAGCCGTTTGCCTGCGAGGTGAGCGCGAAAAGGAAGAACAGCTCAACCTTCAGTATCTGATGCCAG TGTATCCCCAAAAACAGCCCCCCTACCCCTATGGTGGTTTCCCTCAGCCTCAGCTCTACCCGCAGCCATACTATCACGGATCACAGTACGGACCGTACAACTACTAG